One Aciduliprofundum boonei T469 genomic region harbors:
- a CDS encoding CARDB domain-containing protein, whose product MKKIISVLLFTLLFVTFIPTGAHASQLSIHIDGPTVLGTNQTAQYKVYVEGYFHLFRCGIIMSGYNLTGAKPTNFFVTSSDNGHFVFNVTAPNVPQTIYLYFEAYGMKNSTTIGARASRELSIQVKKAMDIKVKIKNTEDYDLYNTVLSFYLDGRYIGNTTVNVIKANSTKDVVYKWIPNGLYDGEHTLTVKISGKGVVFENDQQTYQYKFYYGTPPSYDYITYMSWGLLIIVSTLFALFFLGKKGKKSGPAPKWKK is encoded by the coding sequence GTGAAGAAAATAATTAGTGTTCTTCTATTTACCCTCCTATTTGTTACATTCATACCCACGGGAGCACACGCATCCCAACTGAGTATACACATAGATGGGCCCACCGTACTGGGAACAAATCAAACTGCTCAATACAAAGTTTATGTGGAAGGATACTTCCACCTATTCAGATGCGGTATTATAATGAGTGGATATAATCTTACAGGAGCAAAACCCACCAATTTCTTTGTAACATCAAGTGATAATGGACATTTTGTATTCAATGTCACCGCACCCAATGTGCCTCAAACGATATATCTCTACTTTGAAGCCTATGGAATGAAAAACTCAACCACTATAGGAGCAAGAGCTTCAAGGGAGTTAAGCATACAAGTGAAAAAGGCAATGGATATAAAGGTCAAAATAAAAAATACGGAGGATTACGACCTTTACAATACCGTCTTATCTTTCTACCTAGATGGCAGGTATATTGGAAATACAACAGTAAATGTCATCAAAGCAAATTCAACCAAGGATGTTGTTTACAAGTGGATACCAAACGGACTATACGATGGAGAACATACTCTCACAGTTAAGATCTCTGGAAAAGGCGTTGTATTTGAAAATGACCAGCAGACATACCAATACAAATTCTACTATGGGACTCCACCATCATACGATTACATAACATATATGAGTTGGGGTCTGCTAATTATCGTATCCACCCTATTTGCCCTGTTTTTCCTGGGTAAAAAAGGAAAAAAGAGTGGCCCCGCACCAAAGTGGAAAAAATAA